In Macrobrachium nipponense isolate FS-2020 chromosome 13, ASM1510439v2, whole genome shotgun sequence, the DNA window CTGAGTTGAAGTGGTTGACTCGCAGACCGTCGTCCCTCATGGAGCCCATGGAGACGTAGGTGGACAGGGTCGACTTGACGGACCCCCTGTTGATGTGGGTCGTGTGATTCCGCCCGTGGTTCCTCGGCATGTCGATGACGTCGTTTCCTCCTCCCCCACTGCTCGACGTGGAGGTCATAGAAGCCGTGTGCTGCGTTTTGAAAGTGCCGTATTCGGCGGCCGTCGACACGACGGCAACGGCTGCCGAGCTGGTGTAGGGCGAGGCGGCGGCAGTGAGCATGCGCCCCGACCTCCAGAGGGTGTGGGCGATACGGGCGTAGAGAACCGACAGcaggagaagaggaaggaggtaCAGGAGAACTAGGCTGATGACATCCCACACCCTGGTGTCGAAAAGGTCCCTTCTCAGGATGCACATGGCCTCGGTTCTTCCGCCCTCGACGGGATATTCGTGCACCTGCGTCATGAAGATAGTTCCGATTAAAGGTGTTAGCTCACAGCTTGACCATTTTGGAAAGAAGACCCGAAGGTATATCTATCCAATATGACCTGCTATTTGTCATATCAGACAAGAACAAGCGCTGCACGCCATTCTCTTCTTTTGTACTTCCCTAAAATAAGTTGCTATTTCAGGTCATTCTTTTGACAAGGAAACAATAATAACTAACGAGGGAATTTCAAGTCAAACGTCATCTGAATGTTACTCTCCTATTGATTGTATAAAATCAGGCGTTTGTAACGAAATGCCATTAATGATTGAATATCTTAATGTATGAAAATTTACTGTATCCCGTCAAGAAGTTATGGTGTATTTAGATATCTAGAAAGTATATTGCATTTAGAAGTCTTCACAGTTTACCATAACCGTACTTTGAAATACAGGAGTCTAGGGCAGGAATATACAGCTGAAATGATCCAAACTAACACCATCGTTATCtggaatataaatacaatattttattatgatACAGGAAATAATACACCGAGATAATATTGTAATGCAAGGTTTGTAATGTTCCTCACAAATTTCATAAGATGATTCTCTTTTAATTAACACTGGACGAATTAATTACAAGTTGAATACAGTTTTCGATTAATTTCTGAGTTATATTACTGGATTCCAACGCTGAATGTTATCTGGACCTCACTGCTTACTGACGATTAAGAAAGTCTAGAGATATGTTCGACACTGAAGGCTAAGCATTCTATGTAACAATCAAATATTTAAacagtatataaaagaatgaaaaagacttACTATCATGTTTGTTCTCGTCAAAATCGTCTTAGCTTTCAGAGGCTCGACGATTGCTAAGTATCTCTCTGCACTGACCACAACAAGGATGATCACTGAGGCTGTGTAGCTCAGCTGGTTGATGAAGTGGTACATCAGGCACAGGAATTCTCCGAAATACCAGCTGTGAGAACAAAGTTTTTGATTGTGAATAAGATTGAAATCTCTGAAAGAATGTTCTGAACACCTTCAGGAACATAGTTGTTGACAATAAACTGGAGTCCTTCATAGAATGTAACGGAACAGCTATAGAAATTAATATTGAGACGTGAGTATGAACGACAGCACTGAACTGGGAGTTGATGGGTGGAAGAGTTTTATACAGAGTTGAATTGCTGATCAGGTCATGAATTTGGGGAAGGGGTAAAGTAGAGTCATTGATGAAAATGGCAAAAggattaaggtaaaaaaaaataataatataaaagcacTTTGGAGCATCATTACAGATGGCAAAAATTATAGCAGAGTCAATTCCCAATCAGGAGATTTGGGAATTTCTGtgaaatgtttcactgaggttCTGAAAATCCACAGAGGATTTGGAAACCTCACAAAGGATTCAGAAACCCACACAGAGCAAAAGCCAGAAATCAGTCAGGAAAAGTCGTCATTCCTGGTATGCACAAAGTAGGTAGTGAGAACTCAGAGAAAATTCAAGGccttaaaaaagtaaacaaatgtaCCGAAAATAAACGTATAATGGAAACCAAGCTTATGAATACACGCTGCATAATGGCAAGTTTTTCAATACTTACTCTTTGATGACGTACATGGCGAAGTTCTGGTAGATACAGAAGACAGCCACGCAGAGGTCTGCCACCGCCAAATTAGTCAGGAAGAAATTTGTGTGGCTTCTCATTCGCCGATGGAAAACCATTACTAAAACGACCAATAGGTTGCCTGCCACgagaacagaaataaaaaggaaatgtaaaatttcACGAGTTAATGCTATTAGAAGAGCTTATTATAACAGACACTTTTCCAGTGGAAATCACATTCTCACAAAAGTGCCTCTGATCAATCGTCGAACGGACATTGACTGATGCATTTAGGTAGAAGCTGGTTTACGTTTTCTTTGCATCAGAGCAGGTTATAGTCTGTCGTACTTTAGTGACAAATCAGTGAAAATGGGAattcaattgtattttttttcatgattgcTTTGCAGATATATATGACCTCATAATACTTGCTACGCACCTCCCGGATGTTTGTTTTGTCATGCAAAATAGAATTTTCCCAAAGCACAATTGTGTCGTAAAGCAATATTTGAGATAATTTCACTGGTGGAGGCAAAGAAGAATaaaattggtagaaaattttcgagtgggaaaaaaattcattaaatgcaATAGCTCATAGTACTTGAAAGCGGATATCCTGACTACATAAAAACTCTTTCAAAATTCTGTTAACAGCTCCACGTCAGGTATACTACACCCCCCTTGCAGAGTGATTAAATTGCATTAATGATAAGAGCATGAAATGTTTAGCAATGCACAAGTAGTCACGCAATCATTATGTACTAAAGCAAGAATGAAGCTAGTCGTTCCTCCAAAGAGAAAAATACGAATATTTATAAATACCTATCACAGGATGCTTCTatacatttaaattaaaaataaatatgtactgCTTCATCTTTCCTGTtccagtatatacatacatacatacatatatatatatgaataacttgatcacgaagtatataaaacgtgatactatgtataaataaaggtttttgccacggaggaaaaaatgaaaggcgagagagccaagaactttcggtctagcccTTCCTTTAATTTCATATTTAGACGAGAAACGTTACTGGTTCTAcattgtgcctgagtaaagggtcgtgctagaccgaaagttcttggctctctcgcctttcattttttcagccgtggcaaaaacctttatttacattatatatatatatatatatatatatatatatatatattatatatatatatatatatatatatatatatgtgtgtgtgtgtgtgtgtgtgtgtgtgtgtgtgtgtgtgtgtgagtgagtcgGTGTGACTTCACTCCTTTAACTGTCATGTAGAATATATTGGCATTTCTATGATTATATTGACAATTTTGAAGAAAAGCCAATGAGTAATTATCATTTCGTGCAATCAGAAGAATTCTGGCAGCATCGGTAACTGATCGAATGATTAACTCTCACGTCATTTGAGAACGAAAgtgaaaaaatgattttatttaatgttttgaaaatactttttatacatttcgtCTTCTGACTTGCTACAGTTTCAAAGTGTTCCGAGACATTTTGACGTCTTTTGCCCTTTTCTAGGGATTTTGTTTATGAATGATTGCGTCTTTGCAGATATTCATTTAGCAAAGAAACGTAATTTCCAATTCGGGAAGTGCAAGTATACAAAAGAGATGGTTTACTTCTGCGGACGATAAATGCCTTAGTTTGTGATGGAGAGCAGAAGCCACAGTGATAAGTCAAAGAATTTCAAAGCGATGTTAACTAGAATAGATGAGAGTAAATATTAGCACGAGTAAGGTTTTGATGGTTAATGGAAACAGGTAAGATGAAACAGTAActataaatttgtaatatattatatatatatatatatatatattatatatatatattatatatatatatatatattatttattatatatatatagagagagacgagagagagagagagagagagaggagagagagagagagagattagcatcaTGCAATTCATTTAGTATATCACTTGCTAATAAGAAATGAACGACTCCACTCACCGAAAAACGCGAAGATGAACACCAGAGTGTAGATAACAAGCAGAGGCACCTTCACCTCGAGCCTGTGGAAGAGGTAGTACCCTTCGGAATCCTCGTCAAACAGGAGGATGTCTACGGCATCCCCTTGGTCCGTTTCGTTGACTGCCGCACTGCTTGTGTTGACGGGTATCGCTGTGACTGCCGACCGCGGCGGGAGGTCATCCGCGGCGCCGACGAAACTGTGGTTTGGGGGGAACATTTTGGCCGTCATTTCCGAAGTTGGATCTCTGAGAAGATCTTGAGCGCGTCTGTGCTCAAGCAGACTTCTTCCGAGTGTTACTCTTCGAATTTCCTGTAGGGTTTCTCATATTTAGACTCATGTTTTGTGTGAGTTTTGAttgtcattttataaaaaaa includes these proteins:
- the LOC135225513 gene encoding trissin receptor-like; amino-acid sequence: MTAKMFPPNHSFVGAADDLPPRSAVTAIPVNTSSAAVNETDQGDAVDILLFDEDSEGYYLFHRLEVKVPLLVIYTLVFIFAFFGNLLVVLVMVFHRRMRSHTNFFLTNLAVADLCVAVFCIYQNFAMYVIKDWYFGEFLCLMYHFINQLSYTASVIILVVVSAERYLAIVEPLKAKTILTRTNMIITMVLVWIISAVYSCPRLLYFKVHEYPVEGGRTEAMCILRRDLFDTRVWDVISLVLLYLLPLLLLSVLYARIAHTLWRSGRMLTAAASPYTSSAAVAVVSTAAEYGTFKTQHTASMTSTSSSGGGGNDVIDMPRNHGRNHTTHINRGSVKSTLSTYVSMGSMRDDGLRVNHFNSDAIPLTPLGHSRCLGVVESSSLGPTRSPRAGRTSPRIARSPMQLHPSPLVLRARRNVIKMLIMVVLSFAGCSLPFHARKMLQYYWSNYNHNSTASYIMTPITFLLMYANSAVNPILYTFMSRKFRTSSRDLLTCRVWQARRHRQPPPPTVVARLSGRDKVITHLL